One genomic region from Candidatus Methylomirabilota bacterium encodes:
- a CDS encoding adenylate/guanylate cyclase domain-containing protein, whose product MKEKALWWLVLAICLSLAGWTTLDAWHRVGAPQPGFGVLRVLLVGIGGPETSALEPFDLVRVMNGQVLTAGREVQDEVRRHPPGTVFHYIVSRRGQLVEEDIPSRLQTIQGFKRFVMDAVLPGLLYLALGAAVLILKPGVPQTRVFLAACLTWFAGSALYADAVSEYRFDWIFLTAWAFSPAVYLHLARIFPEPHRVATRYPRLIVAAYVLSAVDSLLLVLPPPSVPRAAIFWLPLVSAIYWGAAMLVLVLSLAKTAVGGATAIGRQRGRVLLGGLAIGQLVPVLATAWEMVSGARVPFLFALWRLNILFPIAVAYAMARYDLFDFRGILRLGTIYGVVTGVVVAVYAGAIAGLNVLFGRLEDAVNPLVPAAVVALAVVLFLNPVYSRTQALVDRLFFRQRLDVRRSIEQLADTMTSALDLDRIAASISRVVDEAFHPVRQTLAIFDEPRGGFRVLSGSAGPMGAGGFISAESSLALHLAEERSPLTRARHEEDPELASCRESCVAQMSALGIDLVLPVLFRERLTGLLGLGEKRSGAAYSTSDLRLLRTLVNQSAVALENARAYADLQDANRELGRALRRVEMLESIRANLSKFVPRTVRELIEQAPEAPELAKREMDVTVLFVDIAGYTRLAERHDADRLNEAVERYFGAFLDEIIGHGGDINETAGDGLMVIFQDEDPESHARAAVETALGIVRRAREINLEVKDLPEPIQLHVGVNSGSAQVGATKLEAAAGTRWTYTASGPVTNVAARLAALGIGDEVFIGPETARRLDGSFTFEDLGEQPLRNVEDPVHIYRLAAA is encoded by the coding sequence TTGAAAGAGAAGGCGCTCTGGTGGCTGGTGCTGGCCATCTGTCTGTCCTTGGCGGGCTGGACCACGCTCGATGCCTGGCATCGTGTGGGGGCGCCCCAGCCCGGCTTCGGCGTCCTGCGCGTCCTCCTCGTCGGCATCGGTGGCCCCGAGACGAGCGCGCTTGAGCCCTTCGACCTGGTCCGCGTCATGAACGGACAGGTGCTCACGGCCGGCCGGGAAGTCCAGGACGAGGTTCGCCGTCACCCGCCGGGCACGGTCTTCCACTACATCGTCAGCCGACGCGGCCAGCTCGTCGAGGAGGACATCCCGAGCCGCCTCCAGACCATCCAGGGCTTCAAGCGCTTCGTGATGGACGCGGTCCTGCCCGGACTCCTCTACCTGGCCCTTGGCGCCGCCGTCCTCATCCTCAAGCCGGGAGTGCCCCAGACGCGCGTCTTCCTCGCCGCCTGCCTGACGTGGTTCGCGGGCAGCGCCCTGTACGCCGACGCGGTCTCCGAGTACCGCTTCGACTGGATCTTCCTCACGGCCTGGGCCTTCTCGCCCGCCGTGTACCTGCATCTGGCCCGGATATTTCCCGAGCCCCATCGCGTGGCCACGCGCTATCCGCGGCTCATCGTGGCCGCGTATGTGCTCTCGGCGGTGGACTCCCTGTTGCTGGTGCTTCCGCCGCCGAGCGTTCCCCGGGCGGCGATCTTCTGGCTTCCCCTCGTCAGCGCCATCTACTGGGGCGCGGCCATGCTCGTGCTCGTGCTCTCGCTCGCCAAGACGGCCGTGGGCGGGGCCACGGCCATAGGGCGGCAGCGGGGACGGGTGCTTCTGGGCGGGCTCGCCATCGGGCAGCTCGTGCCGGTGCTCGCCACCGCGTGGGAGATGGTGTCGGGCGCCCGCGTGCCGTTCCTCTTTGCCCTGTGGCGCCTCAATATCCTCTTTCCCATCGCCGTCGCCTATGCGATGGCTCGCTACGACCTCTTCGATTTCCGCGGCATTCTCCGCCTGGGCACGATCTACGGCGTCGTCACCGGCGTGGTCGTCGCGGTTTATGCGGGCGCCATTGCCGGCCTCAATGTGCTGTTCGGCCGGCTCGAGGACGCCGTCAATCCCCTCGTCCCCGCGGCGGTGGTCGCTCTCGCCGTGGTGCTCTTCCTGAATCCCGTGTACTCGCGCACGCAGGCGCTGGTCGACCGGCTCTTCTTTCGCCAGCGCCTCGACGTCCGCCGATCGATCGAGCAGCTCGCCGATACCATGACCTCGGCCCTCGACCTCGATCGCATCGCGGCCTCCATCAGCCGCGTGGTGGACGAGGCTTTCCATCCCGTCCGGCAGACCCTGGCCATCTTCGACGAGCCGCGCGGCGGCTTCCGCGTCCTCTCCGGAAGCGCCGGGCCCATGGGCGCGGGCGGGTTCATCTCCGCCGAATCATCCCTGGCCCTTCACCTGGCCGAAGAGCGGTCGCCCCTCACGCGCGCCCGGCACGAGGAAGATCCCGAGCTCGCGTCGTGCCGGGAGAGCTGTGTGGCCCAGATGTCGGCCCTCGGCATCGATCTCGTGCTGCCCGTCCTCTTTCGCGAGCGGCTGACCGGGCTCCTCGGCCTGGGCGAGAAGCGCTCGGGCGCGGCATACTCGACGAGCGACCTGCGGCTGCTCCGCACGCTCGTCAATCAGAGCGCCGTCGCCCTCGAGAACGCCCGGGCCTACGCCGACCTCCAGGACGCCAACCGCGAGCTCGGCCGGGCCCTCCGTCGCGTGGAGATGCTGGAATCCATCCGGGCTAATCTGTCGAAGTTCGTGCCGCGCACGGTGCGCGAGCTGATCGAGCAGGCGCCGGAGGCGCCCGAGCTCGCCAAGCGCGAGATGGACGTGACGGTGCTCTTCGTGGACATCGCCGGCTACACGCGGCTGGCCGAGCGCCACGATGCCGATCGCCTCAACGAGGCGGTCGAGCGGTACTTCGGGGCCTTCCTCGACGAGATCATCGGGCACGGCGGCGACATCAACGAGACGGCGGGCGACGGCCTCATGGTCATCTTCCAGGATGAGGACCCGGAGAGCCACGCGCGGGCCGCCGTGGAGACGGCCCTCGGCATCGTCCGACGCGCGCGCGAGATCAACCTGGAGGTCAAAGACCTGCCCGAGCCCATCCAGCTCCATGTCGGCGTCAACTCGGGCTCCGCGCAGGTGGGCGCGACGAAACTGGAGGCCGCCGCGGGCACGCGCTGGACGTATACCGCCTCGGGTCCGGTCACCAACGTGGCGGCGCGACTGGCGGCGCTCGGGATCGGCGACGAGGTCTTCATTGGCCCGGAGACGGCGCGGCGCCTCGACGGCAGCTTCACCTTCGAAGACCTGGGCGAGCAGCCGCTTCGCAACGTGGAAGATCCGGTCCACATCTACCGCCTCGCCGCCGCCTAG
- a CDS encoding EamA family transporter, protein MLLGLVLVGLAACSWGTTGAAMTLLAREGTSSPLVVGWARMAGAAPCLLLATAILRPKAPVAGPWGFRDTALTAVLGGAMAAYQVCYFWAVPRTGVALTALLAICSAPLIIALGAALFLGERLSAPARVALLLAVVGTALLLAGPRSLDRLPDGFVLGSLSALGAGLSYAVYALTAKGLLARAAPLPLAAATFTLAAVLLTPILLLERDIVGQLTAGWPLLLYLGLVPTAVAYLLFSAGLKRVPATAAGIATLLEPLTASILGVLAFGEHLGTWGWLGAALLAIALVLLARERADNAATGAVGKTTTRAS, encoded by the coding sequence ATGCTGCTGGGACTCGTCCTCGTCGGTCTGGCCGCGTGCTCTTGGGGCACGACCGGCGCGGCGATGACGCTCCTGGCGCGCGAGGGCACCTCGAGCCCGCTTGTCGTAGGCTGGGCGCGCATGGCGGGCGCGGCGCCCTGTCTCCTCCTCGCTACCGCCATCCTCCGGCCAAAGGCGCCCGTGGCCGGACCATGGGGATTTCGGGACACCGCGCTCACCGCCGTTCTCGGCGGCGCCATGGCGGCGTACCAGGTCTGCTATTTCTGGGCGGTGCCACGCACGGGCGTCGCGCTCACCGCATTGCTCGCCATCTGCTCGGCGCCCCTCATCATCGCTCTCGGCGCCGCGCTCTTCCTTGGCGAGCGACTGAGCGCTCCCGCGCGGGTGGCGCTTCTCCTCGCCGTGGTGGGCACCGCTCTGCTCCTGGCGGGGCCGCGCAGCCTCGATCGCCTGCCCGATGGCTTTGTCCTGGGCTCCCTTTCCGCGCTCGGCGCGGGGCTATCTTACGCCGTCTACGCGCTGACCGCCAAGGGCCTTCTGGCGCGCGCGGCGCCGCTGCCCCTCGCGGCGGCCACCTTCACGCTGGCCGCGGTATTGCTGACGCCGATCCTGCTCCTCGAGCGCGACATCGTCGGTCAGCTCACCGCAGGCTGGCCTCTCCTGCTCTACCTCGGCCTCGTCCCCACCGCGGTCGCCTACCTCCTCTTCAGCGCGGGGCTCAAGCGCGTGCCGGCAACGGCCGCGGGCATCGCGACGCTGCTCGAGCCGCTCACCGCCTCGATCCTCGGAGTGCTCGCCTTCGGTGAGCACCTGGGCACCTGGGGCTGGCTCGGCGCCGCCCTCCTCGCGATCGCCTTGGTCCTTCTCGCGCGCGAGCGCGCCGACAACGCGGCGACTGGAGCAGTAGGCAAGACAACCACACGAGCTTCATGA
- the mmsB gene encoding 3-hydroxyisobutyrate dehydrogenase has translation MTRIGFIGVGTMGLPMARNLVKKGFAVTAYDLNPEAVRAAAAGGMTAAASAAEAVAGVDLVITMLPSSPHVESAYTGDGGVLAAARKGTLCVDMSTIDPAASRRVAAAAGERGIRFMDAPVSGGTPRATDGTLAIMVGATPEDFQSALPALQAMGANVIHVGPVGSGEVAKLCNNLIAGVAAVAVSEAFRIAEGFGVDLKVVTDVISKSSGNTWLMEQMHPVPGLVARAASSNGYAPGFMTDLMCKDVGLAVDAARALRIPLFVAPAAQQVYRLASSHGLGRKDFTSVFTFLKPSSDQAPV, from the coding sequence ATGACGCGCATTGGCTTCATCGGCGTGGGCACCATGGGGTTGCCCATGGCCAGGAACCTCGTCAAGAAGGGTTTTGCCGTCACCGCGTACGATCTCAACCCGGAAGCCGTCCGCGCGGCCGCGGCGGGCGGCATGACGGCCGCCGCCTCGGCGGCCGAGGCGGTGGCCGGCGTGGATCTCGTCATCACCATGCTGCCCTCATCGCCCCATGTCGAGTCGGCCTACACGGGTGATGGCGGCGTGCTGGCCGCGGCACGGAAAGGAACACTCTGCGTGGACATGTCCACCATCGATCCCGCGGCCTCGCGGCGCGTGGCGGCCGCGGCCGGCGAGCGCGGCATCCGCTTCATGGACGCGCCAGTTTCCGGCGGGACCCCGCGCGCCACCGACGGGACGCTCGCCATCATGGTCGGCGCCACCCCCGAGGATTTCCAGTCCGCCCTGCCCGCGCTCCAGGCCATGGGCGCCAACGTGATTCATGTCGGGCCCGTGGGGAGCGGCGAGGTCGCCAAGCTCTGCAACAACCTCATCGCCGGCGTGGCCGCCGTGGCCGTGAGCGAGGCTTTCCGGATCGCCGAGGGCTTCGGAGTCGACCTCAAGGTCGTCACCGACGTCATCTCCAAGTCCTCGGGCAATACCTGGCTGATGGAGCAGATGCATCCCGTGCCCGGGCTGGTGGCCCGCGCCGCTTCGAGCAATGGTTACGCTCCCGGCTTCATGACCGACCTCATGTGCAAGGACGTGGGGCTCGCCGTGGATGCCGCGCGCGCCTTGCGGATCCCCCTCTTCGTGGCCCCGGCGGCCCAGCAGGTGTACCGGCTGGCCTCCTCGCACGGACTGGGGCGCAAGGACTTCACGAGCGTCTTCACGTTTCTCAAGCCGTCCTCGGACCAGGCGCCCGTCTAG
- a CDS encoding DUF748 domain-containing protein — MTRRRKIWIAVLVVVLLLGGAFVWALPELIRRQAVTRVPKITGRAFSIGDIDLNLFTGRLVVKNLRLAERDPRQAFVEFERLEARWSWPSLLGAHIRLKDVRLVSPTVQLARTGPTEFNFSDLLDLIPPADPKAKPSRWKFTMERLGLVLGNIIIRDDAVSPPTKLRIQGLTIEAGDLTTRAGQRAGRLAIQSKVGESPFELRSDEIRLAPGAVSLGLSFKDFDLTQVLPYVPATVPAGPYAGRLSFNVRIAFERGTEGVTRAVATGEVSLDDLKLILRDGPAPFMTVPRLSVRVKEADLLSRIVVVSNVEIEGLNIQALKDKKGNIDLLRMAAAPPATPEKPAAPTKAPVKPPVTEAQPGPAFKFLLERLALTKGTASFVDESVSPRTTLTLADLSLTLESLAWPAVGPARVTAGMKLPGGGRLEITNGSLIPQPLDFTWTMKMRDAPIEPYQAYIPVPGRFSGRYNGDSKNRVAFKDGKTILTSTGTSWAEKFEARLPDAPRPSLSIERMELVGIDLDWPKRAAVAKAGFKKLAAEIERGKDGSLDISKVFGGPAQPAGDAAAPPPPPASTPPPTPTPPPAGASKPKGLLETMSLQIGEVRLEEGSIRFLDRTTEPAFSEDLSKMDLLVTGLGNKPDQRAKLVFTSLIGGEGAIDIRGDIGAVGAPLYLDLVGEIRDVKLPVANPYSDQMTAWLIQRGNLKYKFNLKVENDQVVAMNEVLVEKLRVAKSSRPDDEAKKRLGLPLGLIVALIKDGNGNIVVNVPVAGSLKDPKFDWSETIWSAVRNVLKNILASPFRLIGSLFSSEEKMEEPKVNPVTFAAGSAVLAPAAGQQLLRVADFMRQTPYVSLTLNPVVAPADLDTLKAEAVAAKVQQFAKERGISEQVMAIRGYFAVRLPGEKLPPTPDDQLKLLRDREPVPEPKVKELVEARLAVTRERMVKTEGIQEKRLPVGETKRATAGEGSIEFAIGEHDSD, encoded by the coding sequence GTGACCCGACGCCGAAAGATCTGGATAGCCGTCCTCGTGGTGGTGCTGCTCCTGGGCGGGGCCTTCGTGTGGGCGCTGCCCGAGCTGATTCGACGCCAGGCGGTCACTCGGGTTCCCAAGATCACCGGTCGCGCCTTCAGCATCGGGGACATCGACCTCAATCTGTTCACGGGCCGGCTCGTCGTCAAGAATCTCCGGCTGGCCGAGCGCGACCCGCGCCAGGCCTTCGTGGAGTTCGAGCGTCTCGAAGCCCGCTGGTCGTGGCCATCGCTCCTTGGAGCCCACATCCGCCTCAAGGACGTGAGGCTGGTGTCGCCCACTGTGCAGCTTGCCCGGACGGGTCCGACGGAGTTCAACTTCTCCGACCTGCTCGACCTGATCCCGCCCGCCGACCCCAAGGCCAAGCCCTCGCGCTGGAAGTTCACCATGGAGCGGCTTGGTCTGGTGCTGGGCAACATCATCATTCGAGACGACGCGGTCTCGCCACCGACCAAGCTGCGCATACAGGGGCTGACCATCGAGGCGGGCGATCTCACGACGCGAGCCGGGCAGCGCGCGGGTCGCCTGGCCATCCAGTCCAAGGTCGGCGAGTCGCCGTTCGAGCTTCGCTCGGACGAGATCCGCCTGGCCCCCGGCGCGGTCTCGCTGGGTCTGTCGTTCAAGGACTTCGACCTGACCCAGGTCTTGCCTTACGTGCCCGCTACGGTGCCGGCGGGACCCTATGCGGGGCGGCTCAGCTTCAATGTCCGGATCGCCTTCGAGCGCGGGACGGAAGGCGTCACCCGAGCCGTGGCCACGGGCGAAGTGAGCCTCGATGACCTGAAGCTCATCCTCCGCGATGGCCCGGCGCCGTTCATGACCGTCCCGCGCCTGAGCGTGCGGGTGAAAGAGGCTGATCTCCTCTCGCGCATCGTGGTGGTCTCCAATGTGGAGATCGAGGGCCTGAACATACAGGCCCTGAAAGACAAGAAGGGCAACATCGATCTGCTTCGAATGGCCGCGGCCCCACCGGCCACCCCAGAGAAACCTGCGGCGCCCACGAAGGCCCCGGTCAAGCCACCCGTCACCGAGGCCCAGCCGGGGCCCGCCTTCAAGTTCCTCCTTGAACGCCTGGCCCTCACCAAGGGGACGGCCAGCTTCGTGGATGAGTCCGTGTCGCCGCGGACGACGCTCACGCTGGCCGACCTGAGCCTGACCCTCGAGAGTCTGGCCTGGCCGGCCGTCGGACCCGCGCGGGTCACCGCGGGGATGAAGCTGCCCGGCGGGGGCCGTCTGGAGATCACCAACGGCTCGCTCATTCCCCAGCCGCTCGACTTCACCTGGACCATGAAGATGCGCGATGCGCCGATCGAGCCCTACCAGGCGTATATCCCGGTCCCGGGTCGCTTCTCCGGACGCTATAACGGCGACAGCAAGAACCGCGTCGCGTTCAAGGATGGGAAGACCATCCTCACGTCCACGGGCACGAGCTGGGCGGAGAAGTTCGAAGCGCGCTTGCCGGACGCCCCGCGGCCCTCCTTGAGTATCGAGCGCATGGAGCTGGTCGGCATCGATCTCGACTGGCCGAAGCGCGCGGCCGTCGCCAAGGCGGGCTTTAAAAAGCTGGCGGCGGAAATCGAGCGCGGTAAGGACGGCAGCCTCGACATCTCGAAGGTCTTCGGCGGTCCTGCTCAGCCGGCCGGGGATGCCGCGGCGCCGCCGCCCCCTCCGGCATCCACGCCCCCTCCGACACCCACGCCGCCTCCCGCGGGAGCGAGCAAGCCCAAGGGGCTGCTCGAGACCATGAGCCTGCAGATCGGCGAAGTCCGCCTCGAGGAAGGCTCCATCCGCTTCCTCGACCGGACGACCGAGCCTGCCTTCTCCGAGGATCTCTCGAAGATGGATCTCCTCGTCACCGGGCTCGGGAACAAGCCGGACCAGCGCGCCAAGCTCGTCTTCACGAGCCTGATCGGAGGGGAAGGTGCGATCGACATCCGGGGCGATATCGGCGCGGTGGGGGCGCCCCTGTATCTCGATCTCGTGGGCGAGATCCGTGATGTCAAGCTGCCCGTGGCCAACCCGTACTCAGATCAGATGACAGCCTGGCTCATCCAGCGCGGCAACCTCAAGTACAAGTTCAATCTCAAGGTCGAGAACGATCAGGTCGTGGCCATGAACGAGGTGCTCGTCGAGAAGCTGCGGGTGGCCAAGTCCAGCCGGCCGGACGACGAGGCCAAGAAGCGCCTCGGGCTGCCCCTCGGCCTCATCGTTGCCCTCATCAAGGACGGCAACGGAAACATCGTGGTCAACGTTCCCGTCGCGGGCTCGCTCAAGGATCCCAAGTTCGACTGGTCCGAGACCATCTGGTCCGCCGTCAGGAACGTTCTGAAGAACATCCTCGCCTCGCCGTTCCGGCTCATCGGGAGCCTCTTCTCGAGCGAGGAGAAGATGGAAGAGCCCAAGGTCAACCCCGTGACCTTCGCGGCGGGCAGCGCGGTGCTCGCCCCGGCCGCGGGGCAGCAGCTTCTCCGCGTGGCCGACTTCATGCGGCAGACGCCCTACGTGTCCCTGACCCTCAATCCCGTGGTCGCTCCCGCCGACCTCGACACGCTCAAGGCCGAGGCCGTCGCGGCCAAGGTCCAGCAATTCGCCAAGGAGCGGGGCATCAGCGAGCAGGTCATGGCCATCCGCGGATACTTCGCCGTGCGGCTGCCCGGCGAGAAGCTCCCCCCGACCCCTGACGATCAGCTCAAGCTCCTGCGCGACCGCGAGCCCGTGCCCGAGCCAAAGGTCAAGGAGCTCGTGGAGGCGCGGCTGGCCGTCACCAGGGAACGGATGGTGAAAACCGAGGGGATTCAAGAGAAGCGCTTGCCCGTCGGCGAGACGAAACGGGCCACCGCGGGCGAGGGCAGCATCGAGTTCGCCATCGGTGAGCACGACTCCGACTAG
- a CDS encoding 4Fe-4S dicluster domain-containing protein, which produces MRVLALHPDRCTGCLRCELACSYMQTGTYQPSKSVIRVSPFEGYTSYAPYTCTQCAEGWCMTACPVGAITINAAGAKDVLDDKCVGCKLCTIACPFGTMFYDADTTKAYKCNLCDGAPACAEACPTQAITFIEGETADWIGDFAAARTSRILAREHA; this is translated from the coding sequence ATGAGAGTCCTCGCGCTCCACCCCGACAGGTGCACCGGCTGCCTCCGGTGCGAGCTGGCCTGCTCCTACATGCAGACGGGCACATACCAGCCGTCCAAGTCCGTCATCCGCGTGTCACCCTTCGAGGGCTATACGTCCTATGCGCCCTACACGTGCACGCAGTGCGCGGAGGGGTGGTGCATGACGGCCTGTCCGGTGGGGGCGATCACCATCAATGCGGCGGGCGCCAAGGACGTGCTGGACGACAAGTGCGTGGGCTGCAAGCTCTGCACCATCGCCTGTCCCTTCGGCACCATGTTCTATGACGCGGACACCACCAAGGCCTACAAGTGCAATCTCTGCGACGGGGCCCCGGCCTGCGCGGAGGCCTGCCCCACCCAGGCCATCACGTTCATCGAAGGCGAGACGGCCGACTGGATCGGCGACTTCGCGGCGGCGCGCACGAGCCGCATCCTGGCCCGGGAGCATGCCTGA
- a CDS encoding FAD-dependent oxidoreductase: MATRHLIIGGGTAGLNAIRTLREEDSTSEITLVSRERPYSRMVLPYYLGATISESHVYTATPASLAAWAVKTMLGRRAASLDPAEHRLSLDDGATVAYDDCLIATGSRAARPPIPGAEGPGVHSFWTLEEARAVIAEVQPGTKVVMVGAGFISFTILNAILSRGAALTIVEVAPRILPRMVDEACAAIVARWLERHGVTIRAGATLTKIEEGKGKRKLTFKKGAPIFADVVIMATGIRTNLEWLDGSGIEVSAEPGGGILVDDHLRSSVKTVYAAGDVARGPNLLTGTLEVHAIEPTAQEHGRVVGANMAGRDLAYRGSLIMNIVEVCHLDIASFGQWDDAKAEVFTATRADRSQYRKLLFRGGKLTGAMICGPAEDIWTTNDVGMLKGLVYSGADLSAWKTHLKGNPFDVKPAYLATHTAGKLLPQTILGRASHSPQLPQSVMVQ; the protein is encoded by the coding sequence ATGGCAACCCGGCACCTGATCATCGGCGGCGGTACCGCGGGGCTCAATGCCATCAGGACCCTCCGGGAAGAAGACAGCACCTCGGAGATCACCCTGGTCTCTCGGGAGCGCCCGTACTCGCGCATGGTCCTGCCGTACTACCTGGGCGCGACCATCTCGGAGTCCCACGTCTATACCGCGACGCCGGCCTCGCTGGCCGCCTGGGCCGTCAAGACCATGCTCGGACGTCGGGCCGCCTCGCTCGATCCCGCCGAGCACCGGCTGTCCCTCGATGACGGCGCCACGGTCGCCTACGACGATTGCCTCATCGCCACGGGCTCGCGCGCCGCGCGGCCGCCCATCCCTGGCGCGGAGGGACCGGGCGTCCACTCCTTCTGGACGCTCGAGGAGGCACGGGCCGTGATCGCGGAGGTGCAGCCCGGCACCAAGGTGGTCATGGTGGGGGCGGGCTTCATCTCCTTCACCATCCTCAACGCCATCCTCTCGCGCGGCGCCGCCCTCACCATCGTGGAGGTGGCCCCGCGCATCCTGCCGCGCATGGTGGACGAGGCCTGCGCGGCCATCGTGGCCCGCTGGCTCGAGCGCCATGGGGTCACCATCCGCGCGGGAGCGACCCTGACCAAGATCGAGGAGGGGAAGGGCAAGCGGAAGCTCACCTTCAAGAAGGGCGCGCCCATCTTCGCCGACGTCGTGATCATGGCCACGGGCATCCGCACCAACCTCGAGTGGCTCGACGGCTCCGGCATCGAGGTCTCGGCCGAGCCGGGCGGCGGCATCCTCGTCGACGATCATCTGCGCTCGAGCGTGAAGACCGTGTACGCGGCGGGCGATGTCGCCCGCGGCCCCAACCTGCTCACGGGGACACTCGAGGTCCACGCCATCGAGCCCACCGCGCAGGAGCACGGGCGCGTGGTCGGCGCCAACATGGCCGGTCGGGATCTCGCCTACCGCGGCAGCCTCATCATGAACATCGTCGAGGTCTGCCATCTGGACATCGCCTCCTTCGGCCAGTGGGACGACGCCAAGGCGGAGGTCTTCACGGCGACGCGCGCCGATCGCTCGCAGTACCGCAAGCTTCTCTTCCGCGGCGGCAAGCTCACGGGCGCCATGATCTGCGGCCCCGCCGAAGACATCTGGACGACGAACGACGTCGGCATGCTCAAGGGCCTCGTCTATTCGGGCGCGGATCTCTCGGCCTGGAAGACGCATTTGAAGGGCAATCCCTTCGACGTCAAGCCCGCCTACCTGGCCACGCACACGGCCGGCAAGCTCCTGCCCCAGACTATCCTGGGACGGGCATCCCATTCACCCCAGCTGCCCCAATCGGTGATGGTCCAATGA
- a CDS encoding aldehyde ferredoxin oxidoreductase C-terminal domain-containing protein: MSPTATASRPTTKASAASATVPGYAGKLLRVNLSTGKIWTQPWAEHMREYLGGVGLGAKILYEEVGPKVNWDHPDNRLILATGPLAGLPVWGTGGLSVITRGAQTNGATSTQANGFFGAALKYSGYDAIIVQGQAKKLSYLYINDDVVEIRDASHLKGKDTWETQEALEVEHGLSGHRLSVYSIGPAGENLVRFAAIQGDYGHVASKNGCGAVMGKKKLKAVCIVRGTKALTPHDARGLVQAADDIAHDLKTDPAASTLYRWGTLPGVTNLYKLGALPIKNYTTNLTTVDMTTWEPAKLRNGFDHRGHQCSACGMHHCHIQVIRKGPKAGELVDEPEYEGWSGAGWTIGATDQEGISWLNTRLDRACVDVNEFGWVCGWVMECMEKGYLTEKQVGFKLSWGDIDGAYRLLQMISHRQGFGDLLAEGVKRASEKIGGEAAKCAVYTMKGASPRGHDHRGRWEEMLDTCTSSNGTMESANPTHQTEFGQPGRINPFNGEEVAKLVGGILGRKHFEDSLGGCIFTFRSRIEMLARALSAATGWNYTMPEALRLGRRTAAILRAFNLRCGIGTDLEYPSARYGSRPVDGPAKDHNIMDQWEHMVDVWYETVGYDRKTGKPTRETLKKLGLDWLTRDLWRK; this comes from the coding sequence ATGAGCCCGACCGCGACCGCCTCGCGCCCCACGACGAAGGCCTCCGCCGCTTCCGCCACCGTGCCCGGCTACGCCGGCAAGCTCCTGCGCGTGAATCTCTCCACGGGGAAGATCTGGACTCAGCCCTGGGCCGAGCACATGCGCGAGTATCTGGGCGGCGTCGGCCTGGGCGCCAAGATCCTCTACGAGGAGGTAGGGCCCAAGGTCAACTGGGACCATCCCGATAACCGGCTCATCCTGGCCACAGGTCCGCTGGCCGGCCTGCCTGTCTGGGGCACGGGCGGCCTCAGCGTCATCACGCGCGGCGCGCAGACCAACGGCGCCACCTCGACCCAGGCCAATGGCTTCTTCGGGGCGGCCCTCAAGTACTCGGGCTATGACGCCATCATTGTCCAGGGCCAGGCCAAGAAGCTCTCGTACCTCTACATCAACGATGACGTGGTGGAGATCCGCGACGCCTCGCACCTCAAGGGCAAGGACACCTGGGAAACCCAGGAAGCGCTCGAGGTCGAGCACGGGCTCTCCGGGCATCGCCTGTCCGTGTATTCCATCGGGCCCGCGGGAGAGAACCTGGTCCGCTTCGCCGCCATCCAGGGCGACTACGGCCACGTCGCCTCGAAGAACGGCTGCGGCGCGGTGATGGGCAAGAAGAAGCTGAAGGCCGTCTGCATCGTCCGCGGCACCAAGGCCCTCACCCCTCATGATGCGCGGGGGCTCGTCCAGGCCGCCGACGATATCGCCCACGATCTCAAGACCGACCCCGCGGCCTCCACGCTTTATCGCTGGGGCACGCTGCCCGGCGTCACCAACCTTTACAAGCTCGGCGCCTTGCCCATCAAGAACTACACGACGAACCTGACCACGGTCGACATGACGACGTGGGAGCCGGCCAAGCTTCGCAACGGATTCGACCACCGGGGTCATCAGTGCAGTGCCTGCGGCATGCACCATTGCCATATCCAGGTCATACGGAAGGGACCCAAAGCCGGCGAGCTCGTCGACGAGCCCGAGTACGAAGGCTGGTCGGGCGCAGGCTGGACGATCGGAGCCACGGACCAGGAAGGGATCAGCTGGCTCAACACACGCCTCGACCGGGCCTGCGTGGACGTCAACGAGTTCGGCTGGGTCTGCGGCTGGGTCATGGAATGCATGGAGAAGGGCTATCTCACGGAGAAGCAGGTCGGCTTCAAGCTCTCGTGGGGCGACATCGACGGCGCGTACCGTCTGCTCCAGATGATCAGCCACCGGCAGGGCTTCGGGGATCTCCTGGCCGAGGGCGTCAAGCGCGCGTCCGAGAAGATCGGCGGCGAGGCCGCCAAGTGCGCGGTGTACACCATGAAGGGCGCCTCGCCGCGCGGCCACGACCATCGCGGCCGGTGGGAGGAGATGCTCGATACCTGCACGTCGTCGAACGGCACCATGGAGAGCGCCAACCCGACGCACCAGACGGAGTTCGGGCAGCCCGGCCGCATCAATCCCTTCAACGGCGAAGAGGTGGCGAAGCTCGTGGGGGGCATCCTGGGGCGGAAGCACTTCGAGGATTCGCTGGGCGGCTGCATCTTCACCTTCCGCTCGCGGATCGAGATGCTGGCCCGCGCTCTCTCCGCCGCCACGGGCTGGAACTACACGATGCCGGAGGCTCTCCGCCTGGGCCGGCGGACGGCGGCCATCCTGCGTGCCTTCAATCTCCGGTGCGGCATCGGCACCGACCTCGAGTACCCCTCGGCGCGCTACGGGTCGAGGCCCGTGGACGGGCCGGCGAAGGATCACAACATCATGGACCAGTGGGAGCACATGGTGGACGTGTGGTACGAGACGGTGGGCTATGACCGCAAGACGGGCAAGCCCACCCGCGAGACCCTGAAGAAGCTCGGCCTGGACTGGCTCACGCGAGACCTGTGGCGCAAATAG